Proteins from a single region of Dyadobacter fanqingshengii:
- a CDS encoding MarR family winged helix-turn-helix transcriptional regulator — MTHHSDQRAYFFKIDTTIKKIRNALQKRLTEAGFDLTVDQWVLIDHIFRRQGISQNELAELTFKDPPTVTRIIDLLEKKGLVERGPAAGDRRKFNLFLTKAGEATYNEAFPIVADIRRKGWGSLNDSDYQHFVRIMDSIYQNFT; from the coding sequence ATGACGCATCATTCTGATCAGCGTGCCTATTTCTTTAAAATAGACACGACAATCAAAAAAATCCGAAACGCTTTACAGAAACGACTAACGGAGGCTGGTTTCGACCTTACGGTGGACCAGTGGGTGCTTATAGATCACATTTTCAGAAGGCAGGGCATCAGTCAGAATGAGCTTGCAGAACTCACATTTAAGGATCCGCCAACGGTTACGCGGATTATTGATCTACTTGAAAAAAAGGGGTTAGTAGAGCGTGGGCCCGCAGCGGGCGACCGGAGAAAGTTTAATTTGTTTCTTACAAAAGCAGGCGAAGCAACTTATAATGAGGCTTTTCCGATCGTAGCAGACATTCGCAGAAAGGGCTGGGGAAGCCTGAATGATTCCGATTATCAGCATTTTGTCCGTATTATGGACTCGATTTATCAAAACTTTACCTGA